From a single Deltaproteobacteria bacterium genomic region:
- the moaA gene encoding GTP 3',8-cyclase MoaA, with the protein MLDSFGRRIDYLRLSVTDRCNLRCIYCMPPEGIPLKNQAEILTSDEFLRCARVAVSLGVRKVRITGGEPLVRRGVVELVRRLSAVPGIEDLCMTTNGIGLAVAAGPLRQAGLGRINISLDTIRRDRYAEITRRDMLPEVLSGIEAAIFEGLHPVKINVVLLHGLLPGEVEEFIGMAREKPVEVRFIERMPVGCLPSEGYVSTDRIRDRILSLPGTSVVSGRAPSAAVTYEVRGFAGTLGIISPVSRKFCSDCNRLRVSADGRLRSCLFAVETLDLRAALREGGGDGEVGALFRRAVAAKPEGHDLCGGSFAAEPMSRIGG; encoded by the coding sequence CTGCTCGACAGCTTCGGCCGCCGTATCGACTATCTGCGTCTATCCGTCACCGATCGCTGCAATCTGCGTTGCATCTACTGCATGCCGCCGGAAGGGATTCCGCTCAAAAACCAGGCGGAAATCCTCACCTCCGACGAGTTTCTCCGCTGCGCCAGGGTTGCCGTTTCCCTTGGCGTCCGGAAAGTCAGGATCACGGGCGGGGAACCCCTCGTGCGGAGGGGGGTCGTCGAATTGGTCCGCCGCCTCTCCGCGGTCCCGGGGATAGAGGATCTCTGCATGACCACCAACGGGATAGGCCTCGCCGTCGCCGCGGGCCCGCTGCGGCAGGCCGGGCTCGGCCGGATCAACATCAGCCTCGACACGATACGCCGCGACCGGTATGCGGAAATCACCCGCCGGGACATGTTGCCCGAAGTCCTTTCGGGGATAGAAGCCGCGATATTCGAAGGCCTTCACCCCGTGAAGATCAATGTGGTTCTTCTACACGGCCTTCTGCCCGGAGAAGTCGAGGAATTCATCGGGATGGCCAGGGAGAAACCGGTCGAAGTGCGCTTCATCGAGCGGATGCCCGTGGGCTGCCTGCCGTCGGAAGGGTACGTATCTACGGACCGGATCCGCGACCGCATACTATCCCTTCCCGGGACGAGCGTCGTATCAGGCCGTGCGCCGTCCGCCGCCGTAACCTATGAGGTCCGGGGATTCGCGGGCACGCTGGGGATAATTTCGCCCGTCTCGCGGAAATTCTGCTCCGATTGCAACAGGCTCCGCGTTTCAGCCGACGGGAGACTGAGGAGCTGCCTGTTCGCCGTGGAAACTCTCGACCTTCGGGCCGCGTTGAGGGAAGGCGGGGGCGACGGGGAAGTGGGGGCCCTTTTCCGGCGGGCTGTCGCGGCAAAACCCGAAGGGCACGACCTGTGCGGCGGGTCGTTCGCCGCGGAACCCATGTCCCGCATCGGCGGCTGA
- a CDS encoding PaaI family thioesterase — protein MNGGETEYLPHSSGCFLCGDENPCGVRTRFFVEGDAVCSRISLPRHVNGYRNVAHGGVLAALLDESMGWAATVFGGSQRMYLTGELTVKYLAPVPVGEEIEIRSRLLRDAGRIAYSEGELSCGGEVRVRARGKFLPMSREATEDVLPYLKFGHCRKYRTLFNEAKEKK, from the coding sequence ATGAACGGCGGCGAAACGGAATACCTTCCCCATTCCTCGGGCTGCTTTCTCTGCGGGGACGAGAATCCATGCGGAGTCCGAACGAGATTTTTCGTCGAGGGCGATGCGGTCTGCTCCCGGATATCCCTTCCGCGGCATGTCAACGGATACAGGAATGTTGCTCACGGCGGGGTGCTGGCGGCGCTTCTCGACGAGTCCATGGGCTGGGCGGCGACGGTCTTCGGCGGATCGCAGCGTATGTATCTTACGGGGGAACTTACCGTTAAGTACCTCGCGCCGGTGCCCGTCGGAGAGGAGATAGAAATACGCAGCCGCCTCCTCAGGGACGCCGGACGGATCGCCTACAGCGAGGGGGAGCTCTCCTGCGGCGGAGAGGTCCGCGTCCGCGCAAGGGGCAAGTTCCTCCCGATGAGCCGGGAAGCCACGGAGGACGTTCTACCCTATCTCAAGTTCGGGCATTGCCGGAAATACCGGACGCTTTTCAACGAAGCGAAGGAGAAGAAATGA
- a CDS encoding PA2779 family protein, producing the protein MAAIRKAGWFLALAFMMAGWMGMLGSFRGVAVAGVIASHGSAAGDARVAETAKVQAFLERKVVVQKLLDYGVTPEEAMSKVKSMSDGDLHRLASLADRAAEGADSGIGLLIGLAVLVILIIVILKLMNKEIVVR; encoded by the coding sequence ATGGCGGCGATCCGTAAGGCGGGGTGGTTTTTGGCGTTGGCTTTCATGATGGCGGGATGGATGGGCATGCTCGGATCTTTCCGCGGGGTCGCGGTGGCCGGCGTGATCGCATCCCACGGCTCGGCGGCGGGGGATGCAAGGGTTGCGGAAACCGCCAAGGTGCAGGCGTTCCTGGAGCGGAAAGTCGTCGTCCAGAAACTTTTGGATTACGGCGTCACCCCTGAAGAGGCGATGTCCAAGGTCAAGTCGATGAGCGACGGCGATCTTCACCGGCTCGCCTCGCTTGCCGACAGGGCGGCGGAAGGAGCCGACAGCGGCATCGGGCTCCTGATCGGGCTGGCGGTCCTCGTCATCCTCATCATCGTCATCCTGAAACTGATGAACAAGGAAATAGTCGTTCGTTGA
- a CDS encoding peptidase C39 codes for MTRRTTLFGAALLLGGALFVLAGCAGTGANVGREDHGAYPEIVIPGVPFLPQEEQTCGPSSLAMNLLFLGREASTAEIVRETRTEGLGGTLITDLAGAARMRGFSAQVDALDLPRLRERIGSGIPVILLVDLGTWVWSRPHYLLAYGWTRDGIVAHSGRERGKVIPFSVLDAQWSKMGRLALVVGPAQ; via the coding sequence TTGACACGGAGAACGACCCTTTTCGGCGCCGCCCTCCTGCTGGGCGGCGCCCTTTTCGTTTTGGCGGGATGCGCGGGGACAGGCGCCAACGTCGGACGGGAAGATCACGGCGCATATCCCGAGATCGTCATCCCGGGAGTCCCCTTTCTCCCGCAGGAAGAGCAAACCTGCGGCCCTTCCTCCCTCGCGATGAACCTCCTGTTCCTTGGGCGGGAGGCGTCCACGGCGGAGATCGTCCGGGAAACGCGCACGGAAGGGCTGGGGGGGACCCTCATAACCGACCTTGCCGGGGCGGCACGAATGCGCGGGTTTTCGGCGCAGGTCGATGCGCTGGACCTGCCCCGCCTTCGGGAACGGATCGGGTCGGGAATACCCGTGATCCTGCTCGTCGATCTCGGAACATGGGTATGGAGCAGGCCGCACTACCTCCTGGCGTACGGGTGGACGCGGGACGGGATCGTCGCCCACTCCGGGCGGGAGCGGGGAAAGGTCATCCCGTTTTCCGTTCTGGATGCCCAGTGGTCGAAGATGGGGCGGCTCGCTCTCGTCGTCGGCCCCGCGCAGTGA
- a CDS encoding zf-HC2 domain-containing protein, with protein sequence MECERIQDLLSDYLDGSISESGHADVSAHLRKCRICAETAGGLESTIRMLKAMPSMKAPPELAERIRRETERPAPSKSLLKKLFFPAHVKIPIEAAAAILIFLLVYGIQRTEQSSPPTPAPAARMEAAAPSTEEGKHEAGRTEEKTAGGASSTVDRTRQPRDARATGRLAASAPASTAPQPPPARPVVPAQRVSTLAERIEPVAPPEENMGARKEAPVRMLAAPPSRLMLPVPHGREVTLEVAAAELTGLEERIVEAAVRRGGSRVHEPAAMSAETRGKTAGPEAVRVRLPADSTEHFLSDLRNMGTIPAGGAPAWADIPAGPAPGTVHYTVRIRVR encoded by the coding sequence ATGGAATGCGAACGCATACAGGACCTCCTCTCCGATTACCTCGACGGCTCTATTTCCGAAAGCGGCCATGCGGACGTCTCCGCCCACCTGCGGAAATGCCGGATATGCGCGGAGACCGCGGGCGGACTGGAAAGCACTATCCGGATGCTTAAGGCGATGCCGTCGATGAAAGCCCCGCCGGAACTTGCGGAGCGGATCAGGAGGGAGACGGAACGGCCGGCGCCCTCGAAATCCTTACTGAAAAAACTTTTCTTTCCCGCACATGTCAAGATCCCGATCGAGGCCGCGGCGGCGATCCTGATCTTCCTGCTGGTGTACGGAATCCAGAGGACGGAACAGTCGTCGCCGCCGACTCCCGCTCCGGCGGCGCGGATGGAAGCGGCCGCACCGTCCACTGAAGAGGGCAAACACGAGGCCGGACGGACGGAAGAAAAAACAGCCGGCGGCGCGTCAAGCACGGTCGATCGAACCAGGCAACCGCGAGACGCGCGCGCAACGGGCAGATTGGCCGCCTCGGCTCCAGCCTCCACGGCTCCGCAACCGCCGCCCGCGCGCCCCGTGGTGCCGGCTCAACGGGTCAGCACTTTAGCCGAAAGGATCGAGCCCGTCGCTCCGCCGGAAGAAAATATGGGGGCCAGGAAAGAAGCTCCCGTGCGCATGCTGGCCGCGCCGCCGTCGAGGCTTATGCTGCCCGTCCCGCACGGGCGGGAGGTTACGCTGGAAGTGGCGGCCGCGGAACTCACGGGTCTGGAGGAACGCATCGTGGAAGCGGCGGTGCGGCGCGGAGGAAGCCGGGTTCACGAGCCCGCGGCGATGTCCGCCGAAACTCGGGGAAAAACCGCGGGGCCGGAAGCCGTGCGGGTCCGCTTACCGGCGGATTCGACCGAGCACTTCCTCTCCGACCTGCGGAATATGGGGACCATTCCGGCCGGCGGCGCCCCCGCATGGGCGGACATTCCGGCGGGACCCGCCCCGGGGACGGTCCATTACACCGTGCGGATCCGCGTCAGATGA
- a CDS encoding flavodoxin family protein, with amino-acid sequence MKRVLGIIGSPRKLGNCELTVKEIAARLPEPVDLSLVRLVEKDIRPCKACYRCLMGECPIKDDFAAVLDAIASSDGVIVAAPVYLLGAHSSLQRFLDRGLQFWKRLDDLMGKPAVGVALAGLRDGEGASLLGVENFLRAMGMGVKGRCVIHAALPGEALLSEAGKASAARLAAALFSTDAPPAGNPSCSECGGTYFEFRGANRVFCLLCGASGTVSGDGESVRLSLAPPAHPWRGPAARKAHGEWLIGMKEKYIRDRERLKEISRGYAGGKFI; translated from the coding sequence ATGAAGCGCGTTCTGGGAATCATAGGATCCCCGCGGAAACTGGGGAATTGCGAGTTGACCGTCAAGGAGATCGCGGCGCGCCTGCCGGAGCCGGTGGATCTCTCCCTGGTCCGCCTTGTGGAAAAGGACATTCGTCCCTGCAAGGCTTGCTACCGGTGCCTCATGGGGGAGTGCCCGATAAAGGACGATTTCGCGGCGGTGCTGGACGCGATCGCTTCTTCCGACGGAGTGATAGTCGCCGCGCCCGTGTACCTGCTCGGAGCGCATTCTTCCCTGCAGAGGTTCCTGGACCGCGGCCTTCAGTTCTGGAAGCGTCTCGACGATCTCATGGGCAAACCGGCTGTCGGCGTTGCGCTCGCGGGGCTCCGCGACGGGGAAGGTGCTTCGCTGCTGGGCGTGGAGAATTTTCTCCGTGCGATGGGTATGGGTGTCAAGGGACGGTGCGTGATACACGCTGCCCTTCCCGGCGAGGCCCTTCTTTCCGAGGCAGGGAAGGCTTCCGCCGCGCGGCTGGCGGCCGCTCTCTTTTCGACGGATGCCCCGCCGGCGGGGAACCCGTCGTGCTCCGAATGCGGCGGCACGTATTTCGAATTCCGCGGGGCGAACCGCGTTTTTTGCCTCCTGTGCGGCGCGAGCGGGACCGTCTCCGGCGATGGCGAGAGCGTTCGCCTTTCGCTGGCGCCGCCGGCCCACCCCTGGCGGGGGCCGGCCGCCAGAAAAGCGCACGGCGAATGGCTGATCGGAATGAAGGAGAAGTACATCCGGGATCGCGAGCGGCTCAAGGAAATCTCCCGCGGCTACGCGGGAGGGAAATTCATCTGA
- a CDS encoding tetratricopeptide repeat protein, whose product MILLLLLAAAGCGRMPKVIVLEDPLTAAEHVELGVAYERKGELDLARREYETALRKDRKLFLARFNLGNVFLAKKEYEKARAEYLLALGIKPGDPEAANNLAWCAILSGEGIDDALARMETAVAGPAGRRPVFLDTLGVLRMRANRPEPAAEAFAEAEELCRQGDESARNTSGTAAGETGTVLCPEEVRREIQEHRSELRKRFPPASASPPLVK is encoded by the coding sequence ATGATTCTGCTCCTCCTCCTGGCGGCGGCGGGGTGCGGGCGGATGCCGAAGGTCATCGTTCTCGAGGACCCGTTGACGGCCGCGGAGCACGTGGAATTAGGCGTGGCCTACGAGCGGAAGGGCGAGCTCGACCTTGCGCGGCGGGAGTACGAAACGGCGTTGCGCAAGGACAGGAAGCTTTTCCTCGCCCGCTTCAACCTCGGCAACGTTTTTCTCGCGAAAAAGGAATATGAAAAGGCGCGCGCGGAATATCTGCTTGCGCTCGGGATAAAGCCCGGGGATCCCGAAGCGGCCAACAACCTTGCCTGGTGCGCGATACTCTCGGGGGAGGGGATCGACGACGCGCTGGCGCGTATGGAGACCGCCGTTGCCGGGCCGGCGGGCCGCCGCCCCGTGTTCCTCGACACATTGGGGGTTCTTCGAATGCGCGCGAACCGGCCGGAACCGGCGGCGGAAGCGTTCGCCGAAGCGGAGGAGCTCTGCCGTCAGGGGGACGAATCCGCCCGGAACACCTCAGGGACGGCTGCGGGGGAGACGGGGACCGTCCTTTGCCCGGAGGAGGTCCGGAGAGAGATCCAGGAGCACCGTTCGGAATTGCGCAAAAGATTCCCGCCCGCTTCGGCGTCGCCCCCTCTGGTAAAATAG
- a CDS encoding sigma-70 family RNA polymerase sigma factor codes for MDPAGDNSKPADLLLDAFRKGKPGAFDAIVRAHQDRVFAFCVRMLFDREEALDMAQEVFLSAYRNIEGFREEAQLSTWLLKIAANRCLNRIRQRATRATREIRFPEPEGEDGESFAFQPPAPEEARPDRVAENRELGRVLSEAMARLDPDSRWILLLSDVEGFTNEEIAALAAIPVGTVKSRIHRARMALRKILAPVV; via the coding sequence GTGGATCCGGCGGGAGACAACTCGAAACCGGCGGACCTTCTTCTTGATGCTTTCCGCAAGGGGAAACCGGGCGCTTTCGACGCCATCGTCCGCGCGCACCAGGATCGCGTGTTCGCTTTCTGCGTCCGGATGCTCTTCGACCGGGAGGAAGCCCTGGATATGGCGCAGGAAGTGTTCCTTTCCGCCTATCGAAACATCGAGGGGTTCCGGGAGGAGGCCCAGCTCTCCACGTGGCTGCTGAAGATCGCAGCCAACCGGTGCCTGAACCGGATCCGCCAGCGGGCGACGCGCGCGACCCGGGAAATCCGGTTCCCCGAACCGGAGGGTGAGGATGGTGAATCCTTCGCCTTCCAGCCTCCGGCTCCCGAAGAAGCCCGCCCGGACCGGGTGGCGGAAAATCGTGAGCTCGGCAGGGTGCTCTCCGAGGCCATGGCCCGGCTCGATCCGGATTCCCGCTGGATCCTGCTGCTTTCGGATGTGGAGGGATTCACAAACGAGGAGATCGCAGCGCTGGCGGCGATCCCGGTGGGAACGGTGAAATCGAGAATCCACAGGGCCCGGATGGCCCTTCGGAAAATTCTGGCGCCCGTGGTGTAA
- a CDS encoding TIGR01212 family radical SAM protein (This family includes YhcC from E. coli K-12, an uncharacterized radical SAM protein.) produces the protein MRFHNYASFLRRRLGGPVARVSVSAGFTCPNRDGTKGTGGCVYCNNESFTEGVLFPGRPVEEQVRRTISSSSRLKAFRRLLVYFQPYTNSYAPAEKLERIYREAFCHPDVAGIVIGTRPDCLEAPVLDVLESIALEKYVSVEIGLQSSSDAVLAGINRGHTVEDFTEAVGAVRRRGIDVAVHLIYGLPGDTKEGFVSAAGFLSDLGVQGVKLHHLHIVTGSGLEEPWRRGEVAVPEYEVYVRACADFLERLSPEIAVLRLMGSAPRELLLAPLWNKGSRDMSHDVAAELARRGSWQGSKRKENP, from the coding sequence TTGAGGTTCCATAACTACGCCTCCTTCCTTCGCCGACGCCTCGGCGGCCCGGTGGCCAGGGTCAGCGTATCGGCGGGATTCACCTGCCCGAACCGCGACGGAACGAAGGGCACCGGCGGATGCGTATACTGCAACAACGAATCCTTCACGGAAGGAGTGCTCTTTCCCGGTCGGCCCGTGGAGGAGCAGGTCCGGCGCACGATCTCTTCAAGCAGCAGGCTCAAGGCGTTCCGCCGCCTTCTCGTCTACTTCCAGCCGTACACCAACAGCTATGCCCCGGCGGAAAAGCTGGAACGGATCTACCGCGAGGCATTCTGCCATCCCGACGTCGCAGGGATCGTTATCGGAACCAGGCCGGACTGCCTGGAAGCGCCGGTCCTGGATGTCCTGGAGTCGATCGCACTCGAGAAGTACGTTTCGGTCGAAATCGGCCTCCAGTCGTCCTCCGACGCCGTTCTTGCCGGAATCAACCGCGGCCACACGGTGGAAGACTTCACGGAAGCGGTCGGCGCAGTGCGGCGGCGAGGGATCGACGTCGCCGTCCACCTGATTTACGGCCTGCCTGGAGACACGAAGGAAGGGTTCGTGTCGGCTGCGGGCTTCCTATCCGACCTTGGCGTGCAGGGGGTGAAGTTGCATCATCTGCACATAGTTACCGGCAGTGGGCTGGAAGAGCCATGGAGAAGGGGGGAAGTGGCGGTGCCGGAGTATGAAGTGTATGTCCGCGCCTGCGCCGATTTCCTGGAACGGCTCAGTCCCGAGATCGCCGTCCTGCGCCTCATGGGATCCGCTCCGCGGGAATTGCTGCTGGCCCCGCTGTGGAACAAGGGTAGCCGGGACATGTCGCACGACGTGGCCGCCGAGCTGGCGCGGCGGGGCTCCTGGCAGGGATCGAAGCGGAAGGAGAATCCATGA
- a CDS encoding YtxH domain-containing protein: protein MCEEKGCSGGVLIAFLAGGLIGAGLALLYAPMSGKEARDKINDFAGDMKKKTEGWTGDLKQKVESFIDEEKAVVKAAYDAGREAMAKEKAKFETPQ from the coding sequence ATGTGTGAGGAAAAGGGCTGTTCGGGCGGCGTGCTGATCGCATTTCTGGCGGGCGGACTGATCGGCGCCGGGCTTGCCCTGCTCTATGCCCCCATGTCCGGCAAGGAGGCCCGGGACAAGATCAACGACTTCGCGGGAGACATGAAAAAGAAGACGGAAGGATGGACCGGCGACCTGAAGCAGAAGGTGGAGTCCTTCATCGATGAAGAGAAAGCGGTCGTCAAGGCGGCCTATGATGCCGGCCGCGAGGCGATGGCGAAGGAAAAGGCGAAGTTCGAAACCCCCCAATAA